From one Pseudomonas sp. S35 genomic stretch:
- a CDS encoding Mpo1-like protein: MGKRHPNLPAWQWRHYPQNHQHPTNLALHLIAVPLFIVGFLLIVSGVFSLSLASFAVGVVGILAGLALQRHGHSLEAQASEPFSDRKDAVQRLVVEQFVTFPRFVLSGGWWRAWRQRNRH; the protein is encoded by the coding sequence ATGGGCAAACGTCATCCCAATCTCCCCGCCTGGCAATGGCGTCACTACCCACAGAACCACCAGCACCCGACCAACCTGGCCTTGCACCTGATCGCTGTGCCGCTGTTTATTGTCGGGTTTCTGTTGATCGTTTCTGGGGTGTTCAGCCTCAGCCTGGCCAGTTTCGCCGTTGGCGTAGTGGGCATTTTGGCCGGCCTGGCACTGCAGCGTCATGGTCACAGCCTGGAAGCCCAGGCCAGTGAGCCGTTCAGTGATCGCAAAGATGCGGTGCAGCGCCTGGTGGTCGAGCAGTTCGTGACTTTCCCGCGCTTTGTGTTGAGCGGCGGCTGGTGGCGCGCCTGGCGGCAGCGCAATCGGCACTGA
- the kdpB gene encoding potassium-transporting ATPase subunit KdpB, translated as MNMNMPAKNAAPVTPQAPAKTAISALWRPALVQAFVKLDPRQLKRSPVMLVVELTAILTTVLCFVPDATVPTFVAVQIAVWLWFTVLFANFAEALAEGRGKARADSLKAGSEGLSARRKEADGSFKVVPATSLRKGDVVRVAAGEMIPGDGEVIEGIAAVNEAAITGESAPVIRESGGDRSAVTGNTRLVSDWLLVRITANPGESTLDRMIALVEGAKRQKTPNEVALDILLIGLTLIFLLVVVTLQPFAHFANGSLPLVFLVALLVTLIPTTIGGLLSAIGIAGMDRLVRLNVIAKSGRAVEAAGDVHVLLLDKTGTITFGNRRCAAVVAAPGVSGREVAEGALFASLADDTAEGKSIVEYLRALHPQVEPSQDELTAVPFSAETRLSGVDYQGRVYRKGAVDSLLAFIGLQRADLAPALSREIDKIAQSGGTPLLVCVDGKLLGAIHLKDVVKPGIRERFAELRKLGIRTVMVTGDNPLTAAAIAAEAGVDDVLAEATPEKKLARIRHEQNDGRLVAMCGDGANDAPALAQADVGMAMNDGTQAAREAANMVDLDSDPTKLLDVVQIGKELLVTRGALTTFSIANDVAKYFAILPALFASIYPQLGVLNVMHLQSPQSAILSAIVFNALIIVVLIPLALRGVRVQAASAAALLRRNLLIYGVGGLLVPFVGIKAIDMLLTALHLV; from the coding sequence ATGAACATGAATATGCCTGCAAAAAACGCGGCCCCGGTCACACCCCAGGCGCCTGCCAAAACCGCTATCTCTGCCCTGTGGCGTCCGGCGCTGGTCCAGGCGTTCGTCAAGCTGGATCCGCGTCAGCTGAAACGCTCGCCGGTGATGCTGGTGGTCGAACTGACCGCGATTCTCACCACGGTGCTGTGCTTCGTACCCGACGCCACTGTGCCGACCTTCGTTGCCGTGCAGATCGCCGTGTGGCTGTGGTTTACCGTGTTGTTCGCCAACTTCGCCGAAGCCTTGGCCGAAGGACGCGGCAAGGCCCGTGCCGACAGCCTCAAGGCCGGCAGCGAAGGCCTGAGTGCACGGCGCAAGGAGGCCGATGGCAGCTTCAAGGTCGTGCCGGCCACCAGCCTGCGCAAGGGCGACGTGGTGCGCGTTGCCGCCGGGGAAATGATCCCCGGTGACGGCGAGGTAATCGAAGGTATCGCGGCGGTCAACGAGGCGGCGATCACTGGCGAGTCCGCACCGGTGATCCGCGAATCCGGCGGCGACCGCTCGGCCGTTACCGGCAACACCCGGCTGGTCTCGGACTGGCTGCTGGTCCGCATCACCGCCAACCCCGGCGAGTCCACCCTGGACCGCATGATTGCGCTGGTAGAAGGCGCGAAGCGCCAGAAAACCCCCAACGAAGTCGCGCTGGATATCCTGCTGATCGGCCTGACGTTGATCTTCCTGCTGGTGGTTGTGACCCTGCAGCCGTTCGCTCACTTCGCCAATGGCAGCTTGCCCCTGGTGTTCCTGGTCGCACTGCTGGTGACGCTGATTCCGACGACCATTGGTGGTTTGCTGTCGGCCATCGGCATTGCCGGCATGGACCGCCTGGTGCGCCTCAATGTGATCGCCAAATCCGGCCGCGCTGTGGAAGCGGCGGGGGACGTGCATGTGTTGCTGCTGGACAAGACCGGCACCATCACCTTTGGTAATCGCCGCTGTGCAGCAGTGGTCGCGGCGCCTGGCGTCAGCGGTCGCGAGGTGGCCGAAGGCGCGTTGTTCGCATCCCTGGCGGACGACACGGCCGAAGGCAAATCCATCGTTGAATACCTGCGCGCCTTGCACCCTCAGGTCGAGCCGTCCCAGGACGAATTGACCGCCGTGCCGTTCAGCGCCGAAACCCGCTTGTCCGGCGTCGACTACCAGGGCCGCGTGTACCGCAAAGGCGCGGTGGATTCGCTGCTGGCATTCATCGGCCTGCAGCGCGCGGACCTCGCACCTGCGCTGTCGCGGGAAATCGACAAGATCGCCCAAAGCGGCGGCACCCCGTTGCTGGTGTGCGTCGATGGCAAGTTGCTTGGTGCGATTCATCTGAAGGACGTGGTCAAGCCCGGCATTCGCGAACGTTTTGCTGAGCTGCGCAAACTGGGCATCCGCACCGTGATGGTCACCGGCGACAACCCGCTGACCGCTGCCGCGATTGCCGCCGAAGCCGGGGTGGATGACGTGCTGGCCGAAGCCACGCCAGAGAAAAAACTTGCGCGTATCCGTCATGAGCAAAACGACGGTCGCCTGGTGGCCATGTGCGGGGACGGTGCCAACGACGCCCCGGCACTGGCCCAGGCCGACGTGGGCATGGCGATGAACGACGGCACCCAGGCCGCCCGTGAGGCCGCCAACATGGTCGACCTCGACAGCGACCCCACCAAGCTGCTGGACGTGGTGCAAATCGGCAAGGAATTGCTGGTCACCCGTGGCGCGCTGACCACCTTTTCCATTGCCAACGACGTGGCCAAATACTTCGCGATTCTGCCGGCGCTGTTTGCCTCGATCTACCCGCAATTGGGCGTGCTCAACGTGATGCACTTGCAGAGCCCGCAGAGCGCGATCCTCTCGGCCATCGTGTTCAACGCGCTGATCATTGTGGTGTTGATCCCGTTGGCGCTGCGCGGTGTGCGGGTACAGGCAGCGAGTGCGGCGGCGTTGCTGCGACGCAACCTGTTGATCTATGGCGTGGGTGGGTTGCTGGTGCCATTTGTGGGCATCAAGGCCATCGACATGCTGCTGACCGCGCTGCACCTGGTTTGA
- a CDS encoding methyl-accepting chemotaxis protein: MGAWLSNISLKYKFWAVNAVAFITTLLLVLYAVQLEQQARSTASQASAQAQGRLLGAWPADKPLPTDVQWLTFARGQAPQLGDQDLSVLSTTTGWVELNHMPLFGENPLMGADVIARPDGQYVAVLAYAPSLSQVFGERFANYAVAVAILMLAMLGASQLLIRFLLSQLNTLKDVMLHVEKTGDLSARVPLACKDEVGQMASAFNAMQAGYQRVVSTVARTARQLDEGAARLASSMNEVQHGMLGQQSETDQAATAINEMTATVYHIAQHAGATRDLSQTADTLAGSGQEVVTRVRHSIAGLSSGVQQTAEMIQKLAEDSQKINGVVSVIHSIAEQTNLLALNAAIEAARAGEMGRGFAVVADEVRNLAKRVQSSTDEITRMVSALQAGTRDAVDFMQESSFKADDCVQQAQEAGAALAEITGAVAQMRESNTQIAVAAEQQSHVAEEMNRAVVSIRDVTENTVQQTVDSATTSNELATLAGELSKAIGQLKL; this comes from the coding sequence ATGGGTGCCTGGCTTAGCAATATCTCGCTGAAGTACAAATTCTGGGCCGTCAACGCGGTCGCCTTCATCACGACTCTGCTGCTGGTGCTTTACGCCGTGCAGCTCGAACAACAGGCGCGCAGCACGGCGTCACAGGCCTCGGCGCAGGCCCAGGGGCGATTGCTGGGTGCCTGGCCGGCCGATAAACCACTACCCACGGACGTACAATGGCTGACGTTTGCGCGAGGCCAGGCCCCACAGTTGGGTGATCAAGATCTGTCGGTCCTGAGCACCACCACCGGCTGGGTCGAACTCAATCACATGCCGCTGTTTGGCGAAAATCCATTGATGGGCGCCGACGTCATCGCCCGTCCTGATGGGCAATACGTCGCGGTACTCGCCTACGCGCCAAGCTTGAGCCAGGTGTTCGGCGAACGCTTCGCCAATTACGCCGTGGCGGTGGCCATCCTGATGCTCGCGATGCTTGGCGCGTCGCAACTGCTGATCCGCTTCCTGCTCAGTCAGCTCAACACCCTCAAGGACGTCATGCTGCACGTGGAGAAAACCGGCGACCTGTCGGCCCGCGTCCCCCTGGCGTGCAAAGATGAGGTCGGCCAGATGGCCAGCGCGTTCAATGCCATGCAGGCCGGCTACCAGCGCGTGGTCAGCACCGTCGCACGCACCGCCCGGCAACTGGACGAAGGCGCCGCACGCCTGGCCAGCAGCATGAACGAGGTGCAACACGGCATGCTCGGCCAGCAAAGCGAAACCGACCAGGCCGCCACAGCCATCAACGAGATGACCGCCACCGTTTACCACATCGCCCAACACGCTGGCGCCACTCGGGATTTGTCCCAGACCGCCGACACTCTCGCTGGCAGCGGCCAGGAAGTCGTGACCCGGGTGCGACACTCGATTGCAGGGCTGTCCAGCGGCGTGCAACAGACCGCCGAGATGATCCAGAAACTCGCCGAAGACAGCCAGAAAATCAACGGCGTGGTCAGCGTGATCCATAGCATTGCCGAACAGACCAACCTGCTCGCCCTCAACGCCGCCATCGAGGCCGCCCGCGCCGGCGAAATGGGCCGTGGCTTTGCCGTGGTCGCTGACGAGGTGCGCAACCTGGCCAAGCGTGTGCAAAGCTCCACCGACGAAATCACCCGCATGGTTTCGGCGCTGCAAGCCGGCACGCGCGACGCGGTGGACTTTATGCAAGAAAGCTCGTTCAAGGCCGACGACTGCGTGCAACAGGCCCAGGAAGCGGGTGCCGCACTCGCCGAAATCACTGGCGCCGTGGCGCAGATGCGTGAAAGCAACACCCAGATCGCCGTCGCCGCCGAGCAGCAGAGCCATGTGGCCGAAGAGATGAATCGCGCGGTGGTGAGTATTCGCGATGTGACCGAGAACACCGTGCAGCAGACCGTGGATTCGGCAACGACCAGCAATGAACTGGCAACGTTGGCCGGGGAGTTGAGCAAGGCGATTGGGCAACTGAAGTTGTAG
- the kdpC gene encoding potassium-transporting ATPase subunit KdpC, which yields MTNMIRPALSLLVLMTLITGVAYPLVVTGVAQVAFPDQANGSLVRDASGKVRGSSLIAQDFTGDSWFHPRPSAGAFATVSSSASNLGPSNPALATRVFDDANKQQVPGQGPVPLASLTTSGSGLDPHLPPQAIAYQLARVAAARNVPVSTLQRLLDEHIESPLVGPPVVNVLALNMALEKL from the coding sequence ATGACGAATATGATCCGCCCGGCCCTGAGCCTGCTGGTCCTCATGACCCTGATCACCGGCGTGGCCTACCCGCTGGTGGTCACCGGCGTGGCGCAAGTGGCCTTCCCCGATCAAGCCAATGGCAGCCTGGTGCGCGACGCCAGTGGCAAGGTGCGCGGCTCCAGCCTTATCGCCCAGGATTTTACTGGCGACAGTTGGTTCCACCCGCGCCCTTCAGCTGGCGCCTTTGCAACGGTGTCCAGCAGCGCCAGTAACCTGGGCCCAAGTAACCCAGCGCTCGCCACCCGCGTATTCGATGACGCCAATAAACAGCAGGTACCAGGTCAAGGGCCGGTGCCACTGGCCTCGCTGACTACCTCGGGCAGCGGTCTTGATCCACACTTGCCACCTCAGGCGATTGCCTATCAACTGGCGCGAGTGGCGGCGGCGCGGAACGTGCCGGTGTCGACGTTGCAACGGCTGTTGGATGAGCACATCGAAAGCCCGCTGGTGGGGCCACCGGTGGTGAATGTGCTGGCGCTGAACATGGCACTGGAAAAGTTGTAG
- a CDS encoding response regulator gives MSQTATILVIDDEPQIRKFLRISLASQGYKVIEAGTGNEGLAQAALSKPDLLVLDLGLPDMDGQQVLREFREWSTVPVLVLSVRASEGQKVEALDGGANDYVTKPFGIQEFLARVRALLRQAPAGEAQEAALSFGPLTVDLAYRRVLLDGAEVALTRKEYAVLAQLARHPGRVITQQQLLKDIWGPTHTEDSHYLRIVVGHLRQKLADDPTQPRFIVTEAGVGYRLLGA, from the coding sequence ATGAGCCAGACCGCGACGATTTTGGTCATTGATGACGAACCGCAGATCCGCAAATTCTTGCGCATCAGCCTGGCCTCCCAAGGCTATAAAGTCATCGAGGCCGGCACCGGAAACGAAGGCCTGGCCCAGGCCGCATTGAGCAAACCGGACTTGCTGGTGCTCGACCTCGGCCTGCCGGACATGGACGGCCAGCAGGTGCTGCGTGAGTTTCGCGAGTGGTCGACGGTGCCGGTCCTGGTGCTGTCGGTGCGGGCCAGCGAAGGCCAGAAGGTCGAGGCTCTCGACGGCGGCGCCAATGACTATGTGACCAAGCCTTTTGGCATTCAGGAATTTCTCGCCAGGGTTCGCGCACTGCTGCGCCAGGCGCCCGCTGGGGAGGCGCAGGAAGCGGCGTTGAGTTTCGGCCCGCTGACGGTCGATCTGGCCTATCGCCGCGTGCTGCTGGACGGTGCTGAAGTGGCGCTGACCCGCAAGGAATATGCCGTGTTGGCGCAGCTGGCGCGACATCCGGGGCGGGTGATCACCCAGCAGCAACTGCTCAAGGATATCTGGGGGCCGACCCATACCGAGGACAGCCACTACCTGCGGATCGTGGTGGGGCATCTGAGGCAGAAACTGGCGGATGACCCGACTCAGCCGCGCTTTATCGTGACTGAAGCGGGGGTGGGGTATCGGTTGTTGGGGGCTTGA
- a CDS encoding CHAD domain-containing protein: MSALVDQLVAQVIGLEVGLLSCQARLAAVTDDEALHDLRTTVRRLRSLLRPLRGLPGVEQLELAASAVGQLTTPLRDREVLAAYLHQHGHHGAADRRLRLQPDAYREVANSAQLAHLLLILDAFPRFIRASQHQKLLNGLRSRIEKRLAKQWRTLGEALKDPGHDRHRLRLLIKRVRYAAEAYPELDKLPTNAMSRLKKAQSALGDWHDCWQWLAQAEHQADLQPCVAVWHTTMAKAEGQADRVLDKLSADCF; encoded by the coding sequence ATGTCAGCGTTGGTCGATCAGTTAGTCGCTCAGGTCATTGGCCTGGAAGTAGGGTTACTGAGCTGCCAGGCTCGCCTCGCTGCCGTCACCGACGATGAAGCGCTGCATGACCTGCGCACCACGGTGCGGCGCCTGCGCAGTCTGCTGCGACCCTTGCGTGGGTTGCCGGGCGTCGAGCAGCTTGAATTGGCTGCCAGTGCGGTAGGCCAATTGACTACGCCGCTGCGCGACCGAGAGGTCCTGGCGGCGTATTTACATCAGCACGGTCATCATGGCGCAGCTGACCGGCGCCTGCGCCTGCAACCTGATGCCTATCGCGAGGTGGCGAACAGTGCGCAGTTGGCGCATTTGCTGTTGATACTGGATGCCTTCCCACGCTTTATTCGCGCTTCCCAACACCAGAAATTGCTCAACGGCCTGCGTTCGCGCATTGAGAAACGCCTGGCCAAGCAATGGCGCACTCTCGGTGAAGCCCTCAAGGATCCTGGCCACGATCGCCACCGTCTGCGGTTGTTGATCAAGCGCGTGCGTTACGCCGCCGAGGCCTATCCCGAACTGGACAAGCTGCCCACCAACGCCATGTCACGCCTTAAGAAGGCCCAAAGCGCCCTGGGCGACTGGCACGATTGCTGGCAGTGGTTGGCCCAGGCTGAACATCAAGCCGATCTGCAACCGTGTGTGGCGGTATGGCACACAACCATGGCCAAAGCCGAAGGGCAGGCGGATCGGGTGCTGGACAAGCTCAGCGCGGATTGTTTCTGA
- a CDS encoding thioesterase family protein, with amino-acid sequence MRFSDLLDAARSHPLDVTIPAEWAQGRATFGGLVAALQYEALRAQVPADRPLRSLAITFVGPVVPDVPASYQVEVLREGKAVSQLLGRVMQNGEVATLVQASFGASRESEIDVASEAPPAFKHWDECQELPYIKGVTPEFMRHLAMRWSVGGLPFTGNKSRDMGGWVRLRGDVKEEPLTEAHILALVDAWPPALLPHLKKPAPGSTLTWTIEFIQPLQDLTTLDWCQYHVNIEHARDGYGHAGAALWSPTGELIALSRQTVVVFA; translated from the coding sequence ATGCGCTTTAGTGATTTGCTCGACGCTGCCCGTAGCCACCCGCTGGATGTCACCATCCCTGCCGAATGGGCCCAAGGTCGCGCCACGTTCGGCGGCCTGGTGGCTGCCTTGCAATACGAAGCGCTGCGGGCCCAGGTGCCTGCGGATCGGCCCTTGCGTTCGTTGGCGATCACGTTCGTTGGCCCGGTGGTGCCCGATGTACCCGCCAGTTACCAGGTCGAAGTGTTGCGCGAAGGCAAGGCGGTCAGCCAACTGCTTGGCCGGGTCATGCAGAACGGTGAAGTGGCGACGCTGGTACAGGCCAGTTTCGGTGCGTCCCGTGAGTCAGAGATTGATGTGGCAAGTGAAGCGCCGCCCGCGTTCAAACACTGGGACGAATGCCAGGAGTTGCCCTACATCAAGGGCGTCACGCCTGAATTCATGCGGCACCTGGCAATGCGCTGGAGTGTCGGCGGCCTGCCATTCACCGGGAATAAATCCCGCGACATGGGGGGCTGGGTTCGCTTGCGTGGGGATGTGAAAGAAGAGCCGCTGACCGAGGCGCATATCCTCGCCTTGGTCGACGCCTGGCCACCGGCCTTGCTCCCGCACCTGAAAAAACCGGCACCGGGAAGCACCCTGACCTGGACCATCGAATTCATCCAGCCGTTGCAGGATCTGACGACCCTCGATTGGTGCCAGTACCACGTTAATATCGAACACGCCCGCGATGGCTACGGCCATGCTGGCGCAGCACTGTGGAGCCCCACCGGCGAGTTGATCGCGCTCAGCCGTCAAACCGTGGTGGTGTTCGCCTAA
- a CDS encoding sensor histidine kinase KdpD: MSDSGRADALLADLPRNGRGRLKVFLGAAPGVGKTYAMLQAAHTQLRQGIPLIAGVVQTHGRAETEALLSGLPQQPLLRSEYRGVMLEEMDLDGLLAAKPKLVLVDELAHSNAPGSRHEKRWQDIQELLAAGINVFTTVNVQHLESLNDQVRGITGVQVRETLPDWVLQEADELLLIDLPSRELLERLRDGKVYVPEQARAAIDAFFTQTNLMALRELAMQTAAAHVDDDLAQGYRQLGQAAPAVRGRLLVGVDGDAQAERLVRHASRVAQRRHLPWSLVHIDNGGARDEQSRLRLQNAQQLAERLGGEVVLLRAGEVAKTLIQHAAERRASLVLVGQSRMRWRRRMFGGGLAARLLRHARGLEINVLDSDDIPTPPRLPQVRGLVWFDYALAVVATVVAAGVAWAVSSVLPLPNISLVFLAAVLLVAVRSSLGPSLVCAALSFLTYDFLFIPPNFSFSIQREEDVLTLLFFLLMAALTGNLAARQRRQLQALRDTQEETSELLDLSRKLTAATDRQAVISAAAHHLEGWHDLDLCLVNRDGQGGWKVETGGPLTLSEAERAAADWAWQHDQPAGMGTGTLPLGRWWWWPLSGEEGPLGLLGVSAKPGLALSGQRRRLLTALSQPLAQALARAQLAQELESARLHGETEQLRSALLASVSHDLRTPLTSMRGSIDSLLALGEAIPLEDRRELLEGTRDEAERLDRYIQNLLDMTRLGHGALKLARDWVSPGDVVGSALGRLRAVLATLQVSTDVPPALPLLYVHAALIEQALVNVLENAARFSPPHGRLQLSAGVQDNQLFFAVADEGPGIPEDERAKIFDMFYTAARGDRGGQGTGLGLAICQGMVGAHGGHIRVAEGIEGRGTCISVYLPLPVQPGLERDA, translated from the coding sequence ATGAGCGACTCCGGCCGCGCCGATGCCCTGCTAGCCGACCTGCCCCGCAACGGCCGTGGCCGCCTCAAAGTCTTTCTCGGCGCCGCACCGGGCGTGGGCAAGACCTACGCCATGCTTCAGGCAGCCCACACCCAGTTGCGCCAAGGCATCCCATTGATTGCCGGTGTGGTGCAAACCCACGGCCGTGCCGAGACCGAAGCCTTGCTCAGCGGCCTGCCGCAGCAACCGTTGCTGCGTAGCGAATACCGCGGCGTGATGCTTGAAGAAATGGACCTCGACGGCCTGCTCGCCGCCAAGCCCAAGCTGGTGCTGGTGGACGAACTGGCCCACAGCAATGCTCCCGGCAGCCGCCATGAAAAGCGTTGGCAAGACATCCAGGAACTGCTCGCCGCCGGCATCAACGTGTTTACCACGGTCAACGTCCAACACCTGGAAAGCCTCAACGACCAGGTGCGCGGAATCACCGGCGTGCAAGTGCGTGAAACCTTGCCCGACTGGGTGCTGCAAGAGGCTGACGAACTGCTGCTGATCGACCTGCCATCCCGCGAGCTGCTGGAGCGCCTGCGTGACGGCAAAGTCTATGTGCCGGAACAGGCCAGGGCGGCCATCGACGCGTTTTTCACCCAGACCAACCTGATGGCCCTGCGCGAGCTGGCGATGCAGACCGCCGCTGCCCACGTCGACGACGACTTGGCCCAAGGCTATCGCCAACTCGGCCAAGCCGCGCCGGCGGTGCGCGGCCGCTTGTTGGTGGGCGTGGATGGCGACGCGCAGGCTGAGCGCCTGGTGCGGCATGCCAGCCGCGTGGCGCAGCGCCGGCACTTGCCCTGGAGCCTGGTGCATATCGATAACGGCGGCGCACGGGATGAGCAGTCGCGCCTGCGTCTGCAAAACGCCCAGCAATTGGCCGAGCGACTTGGCGGCGAGGTTGTGTTGCTAAGGGCCGGGGAGGTGGCCAAGACCCTGATCCAGCATGCTGCCGAACGCCGAGCCAGTCTGGTGTTGGTGGGGCAGTCGCGAATGCGCTGGCGCCGTCGCATGTTTGGCGGCGGCTTGGCGGCGCGTCTGTTGCGCCATGCGCGCGGCTTGGAAATCAACGTGCTCGACAGTGATGACATTCCCACGCCGCCGCGCTTGCCCCAGGTGCGCGGGCTGGTGTGGTTCGATTACGCATTGGCGGTAGTCGCGACGGTGGTGGCGGCCGGCGTGGCTTGGGCGGTGTCCAGTGTGTTGCCGTTGCCGAATATCTCGCTGGTGTTTCTCGCCGCCGTATTATTGGTCGCGGTGCGCAGCAGCCTGGGGCCGTCCCTGGTGTGTGCGGCGTTGTCGTTTCTGACGTACGACTTCCTGTTTATCCCGCCGAATTTTTCCTTCTCCATCCAGCGTGAAGAAGACGTGCTGACCCTGCTGTTCTTCCTGCTGATGGCGGCGCTCACCGGCAACCTGGCAGCGCGCCAACGTCGACAATTGCAGGCGTTGCGCGACACCCAGGAAGAAACCAGCGAGCTGCTCGACTTGTCACGCAAACTCACCGCCGCTACCGATCGCCAGGCGGTGATCAGCGCGGCGGCGCATCACCTGGAAGGTTGGCATGACCTGGACCTGTGCCTGGTCAATCGCGATGGCCAGGGCGGTTGGAAGGTCGAGACCGGTGGCCCGCTGACCCTCAGCGAAGCCGAACGCGCCGCCGCCGACTGGGCTTGGCAACACGACCAGCCTGCCGGCATGGGTACCGGCACCCTGCCGCTTGGGCGTTGGTGGTGGTGGCCGTTGTCGGGTGAAGAAGGGCCGTTGGGGTTGCTTGGTGTCAGCGCCAAGCCGGGCCTGGCGTTGAGCGGTCAACGCCGCCGTTTGCTCACCGCATTGAGCCAGCCCTTGGCCCAGGCCCTGGCCCGTGCGCAGTTGGCGCAGGAGTTGGAGTCTGCGCGCCTGCATGGCGAAACCGAGCAATTGCGCAGTGCCTTGCTCGCGTCGGTGTCCCACGATTTGCGCACGCCGTTGACGTCCATGCGCGGCAGCATCGACAGCCTGCTGGCGCTGGGTGAAGCCATTCCCTTGGAGGACCGTCGCGAATTGCTTGAAGGCACACGCGATGAAGCCGAGCGCCTCGACCGCTATATCCAGAATCTACTGGACATGACGCGTCTGGGCCACGGCGCGCTGAAGCTGGCGCGGGACTGGGTGTCGCCTGGTGATGTCGTCGGCAGCGCCCTCGGCCGTTTGCGTGCGGTGCTGGCGACGTTGCAGGTGAGCACTGATGTGCCGCCTGCGCTGCCGTTGCTGTACGTGCATGCGGCGTTGATCGAACAGGCGCTGGTGAATGTGCTGGAGAACGCTGCACGCTTCTCACCGCCCCACGGTCGTTTACAACTGAGTGCCGGCGTGCAGGACAACCAATTGTTTTTTGCCGTGGCCGATGAGGGGCCGGGCATTCCCGAAGACGAGCGCGCGAAGATTTTCGATATGTTCTACACCGCCGCACGCGGTGACCGGGGCGGGCAGGGCACGGGCCTGGGCCTGGCGATTTGCCAGGGCATGGTCGGGGCGCACGGTGGGCATATCCGGGTGGCCGAAGGTATTGAGGGGCGCGGCACCTGCATCAGCGTGTACCTGCCGTTGCCGGTACAGCCTGGCCTGGAACGTGATGCGTGA
- a CDS encoding patatin-like phospholipase family protein — MKKRVALVLGSGGARGYAHIGVIEEIERRGYDIACIAGCSMGAVVGGIYAAGKLDEYRNWIESLDYLDVLRLVDVSFRLGAIRGEKVFGQIRKIVGEINIEELRIPYTAVATDLTNQQEIWFQEGCLHQAMRASAAIPSLFTPVMQGNRMLVDGGLLNPLPIVPVVSSHCDLIIAVNLNATNQKHYHLPVIERPPAFKSRFNSLAKSLGSHLPFRRKQAEQLMKLEQEALQAQAADINPWLDSAEPESQQPAAAPEKPGAPKSATGSFIIDNVGPASLLDLINQSFEVMQTSLAQYKIAGYPPDVLINVPKRVCRFFEFYKAPELIALGREIASDTLDRYESEQP, encoded by the coding sequence ATGAAGAAACGTGTTGCCTTGGTGCTGGGCTCCGGCGGGGCCCGGGGCTACGCCCATATCGGAGTGATCGAAGAGATCGAACGGCGCGGCTATGACATCGCCTGTATCGCCGGCTGCTCCATGGGCGCCGTGGTAGGAGGAATCTACGCTGCGGGCAAGCTGGACGAGTACCGCAACTGGATTGAAAGCCTGGACTACCTCGATGTGCTGCGCCTGGTAGACGTGAGTTTTCGCCTCGGCGCGATTCGGGGCGAGAAGGTCTTCGGGCAGATCCGCAAGATCGTCGGCGAGATCAATATCGAAGAGCTGCGCATCCCCTACACCGCCGTGGCCACCGACCTCACCAACCAGCAGGAAATCTGGTTCCAGGAAGGCTGCCTGCACCAGGCCATGCGTGCCTCGGCGGCGATCCCCAGCCTGTTCACGCCCGTCATGCAGGGCAACCGCATGCTGGTGGACGGCGGCCTGCTCAACCCGTTGCCCATAGTGCCGGTGGTGTCGAGCCACTGCGACTTGATCATCGCGGTCAACCTCAACGCCACCAACCAAAAGCACTACCACTTGCCGGTGATCGAGCGCCCGCCCGCGTTCAAGAGCCGCTTCAACAGCCTGGCAAAGTCACTGGGCTCGCACCTGCCGTTTCGTCGCAAGCAGGCCGAACAGTTGATGAAGCTTGAGCAGGAAGCCTTGCAGGCCCAGGCGGCCGACATCAACCCGTGGCTGGATTCGGCCGAACCCGAGTCCCAACAACCCGCCGCGGCCCCGGAAAAACCCGGGGCACCGAAGTCGGCGACCGGATCGTTCATCATCGATAACGTCGGGCCGGCGTCATTGCTTGACCTGATCAACCAGAGTTTCGAGGTGATGCAGACGTCATTGGCCCAGTACAAGATTGCCGGCTACCCACCGGATGTGTTGATCAACGTGCCGAAACGGGTGTGCCGGTTTTTCGAGTTCTACAAGGCGCCGGAGTTGATCGCATTGGGTCGCGAAATTGCCAGCGATACGTTGGATCGCTACGAGAGTGAGCAGCCCTGA